The window GCGGCAGATTTTGATGGGAATTTTATGCTTAAAGCGCCTGATGACCAGGCCACATTAGTTTTTACGCTTATTGGGTATAAAACTCAGGAAATTCAACTTCAGGGCCGATCTTCATTGACAGTTTCGCTGGATGAAGATTTAACCGAATTAGATGATGTAGTGCTTATAGGGTATCAGAAAGTTAAAAAGAGAAACGTTTCTGGTGCGGTTTCAAGTGTGCGTAGTGATGCTATTGAAGATATTCCAGTCTTGAATGTTTCTGGTATAATTGCCACACAGGTAACAGGTGTTCAAAGTGTGTCAATGTCTGGGGCACCTGCTGCAAGAGGAGCGTTGGTGATCAGGGGGAGTACAGCAATCGGATCAGATATAGATCCTGATTTAGCATATAGTAACCCATTGTATGTCATAGATGGTGTTCAGACATCGTTAGAGGATTTAGCTGGGTATGGAGTGTCTAATACTGATTTCTTGGCATCACTCAATCCTAATGATATAGAGAGTATAGATATCCTAAAAGATGCTTCAGCAGCTGCTATTTACGGATCACGTGGTGCAAATGGAGTGATCCTTATCGAAACCAAAAAAGGAGCGGTACTTGATAAACCTGAATTTTCTTTTTCTACAAGTATGGGTATTCAACCACAACCTGATTTAGTTAAAATGTTAGTGGGGGCTGCTGAAAGAAGGGCAAAAATGAATATGATCCAAAAATGGTGGACTACTGCTGAGTTACAAGGTGGTCAGACACCGATTATGCTTTCAGATAGTTTAAATCCGGCTTTTAATAATAATATAGATTATCAGGGATTGTTCTACAAGACGGGAGTAGCTAAAAAGTATAATTTTAGTGTACGCGGAGGTAGCGAACAATCTAATTATCGATTTTCATTAGGTTATGATGATCAGGACGGAGTGATTCAAGCTACCGGTGTGGATAGAATTACATTTAATTCGAATTTTAACTTTAAAGCGGGTAAAAGGTTTAAAAACCAGCTAATTACAAGGTTTACGTATACAGATCAACAAACCGGGCAGGGAAATCCTTATACCGGACAATATCATAGTAATTTTAATTTGAATACTGCATTACCTGTAAATCCTGCAGGTTTACAATCCTCGTTGTTTTATGTGTCTGAAGATCGTATTAAATCCATAACGGGGGAGTTGAGTGAAAAAATGAATCAGGATCGTACGCTTAATTTTACTTTGTCGAATTTTGCTTCCTTGGATTTGTTTGAGGGATTGAGTCTGAATTCACAAGTGAGTTTTGTGTATGATACCAATAAAAAGAACTATTATGAGCCTTCAATCGTCCGTAGTGCAGGTGATGGTTTTGCCAGTTATTCATTGTATACAAGAAAGAATTTGACTGCCGAAAATTATTTTACATTCCTTAACGATTTTGGAAGCCAAAACCATGAGTTGACAGCTGTATTGGGAAATCGGGTAGATTACAATCAGTATGAAGACATGTTGATGGGAGCATACGGTTTTGGTAGTGATGCGATTAAAGTGATTAATGATAGATATTCCCAGGATGAGATTTTCGGTAGAACGGATATAAGAGCTAATGCGTTGGTTTCGTTCTTTGGCAGGGGTACGTATCGTTTTAAGAACAGGTATCAGGTAGATTTTAATTACAGTATGGACGGTTCTTCTAAATTTGGAGAGGACAATCGATGGGGTGAGTTTTATTCGGTTGCAGGTAGCTGGATTGTGTCTGATGAACCATTCTTTAAAAATACTATGCCTGAATTTATCGACTTCTTAAGATTGAAAGGGAGTTGGGGATTAACAGGTAAGCAGGCTACAGGTGATTATGATCGATTTGGAGCGTATAGTTTAGGTTATGGTGGTAGTGCATATTGGACTAACCTGATGAATGTATCTTCTTATGGAGGTGTTACGGGAGTAGTGCCTAATTATAATAAAATAGGTAATTCAATGTTAGCCTGGGAGGAGACGAAGCAATGGAACGTGGGGTTTGATCTCGACTTGTTTAACAGGAGAGTAAGTTTGAATTTTGATGCATATAACAGAGATACTGAGAACTTGTTTTTTGGAGTAGATCTACCTGCTTATTCTGGGTATAATAGTAGTACGCTTAATTTAGCAGGTGTCATTAATTACGGCTGGGAGGCTATGTTAAGGTATCATGTATTTCCTAGAGAAAATGATTTGCGTTTAGAGCTAATGGCTGGTTTTTCTCAAAATAAAAACTATGTGTCTAAGCTGCCGAATGGCAACAGGGATTATGTTAATATTAGTAAAGATTACGGATATGTAGTTGGTAGACCATTAAACTTGTATAGGTTTTTTATCAATGACTATATTATTGACGATCTTTCTCAGTTGCCGATTAACCCGTTTACGGGTGAACCTTTAACAGGGAAAAGCGCTTGGGCGTCTATAAGACCTGGATTCCCGATCTGGAAAGATTTAAACGGGGATTATTTACTTGATGAAACACATGATCAAAAATTGGCTACTGAATTTTCACCAATTCCTGATATCCAGGGGTCTTTTAATATCAATATGCAGTATAAAAAATGGTATTTCCAGATGTACAGCCAATTCTCATTTGGAGCTGATATTAAAAATACCGTATTGAACAGCTATATGGATGCCTATGACCGGGGTGGTGATAACTGGGCAGTTAGAGGTTTAGCAGATTTAAGTGACTATACATTCTGGGAACAGCCGGGGGATGGTGCTGCAGGAGTGGATTTCCCTGCACTGTATCCGTCAAGTCCTAGTTTGGGGCCGTTCTACGGGTTTAGAGGGAATCAGACTTTATGGATTGATAGTGGAGATTACTGGAAGATTACCAATGCTTCTGTAGGATATACATTTGATAGACAGGATGATTTTATGAACAAGATTGGTTTATCGCGCTTAAGATTATTTGCATCAGTTTTAAACCCATATCAATGGCAGAAATCGAAGAAAATTGTTGATGCTTCTATGGTAGATGCCCAAGGTAATACCTATGGAAATGGTTATCCTCAGGCTAGAACGATTTCGTTTGGTATTGATACAAGATTTTAAAAAAAATGATTATGAAAAGAATTAAAGGTATTAAAATATATATAATAATCTTAAGTCTCTTTGGGGCTGTAGGTTGTTCGGATCTGTTAGAGCAGGAACCTGTGAGTATCACTCATCCTGATGTGTTTTGGACAAGTCAAGACAATGCGGAACAAGCATTGGCAGGGGCTTATGGATTACTTAAATATGCTTTGACAAATCAGGCTAATTTCCTGTTTTGGGGGGAGTATACCGGAATGACGTTTTTAGACAGTAAGTTTTGGATTACTGATTATATAGAGAATAGTGGGGATTTTGTTCTGGCTTACCGTGATGCTTCAAGAGATTGGACTCATTTTTATCGGGTAGCTAACTGGGCAAACACTATTGAACAGTATGTAAAAGGCATGCCTGATGAGGTGTTTGAATCTAAACAAGAGAAAGATAGGATTATAGGTGAAGCGGCTTTTGTAAGAGGATTAGCTTATTTTTATATCGCAAGGATATGGGGAGATGCTCCAATTGTAGAGGAATCTCTGGAAAGTTCAAGTCAGTTAGTGGATGATGATGGTTATGTGGTAACTATTCCTCGTAGTGATGAATTGGAGGTTCTGGATTTTGCTTTAGCGGCAACAAACAAATCGATAGATCTGTTAAGATATTCTTCTCCGGGAGCAGAAGGTTGGGCAATTACAGCTAACAAGGCGAGTGCAGAAGCACTGAAAGCTCATATTACCCTGTGGTATGCGAGTAGAGATAATGATAATGGGGAAATGATACAGCAGGCCATTGATGCTACCACTAAAGTGATTAATAACAGTGGAACGAGTTTAATAGATTATGTTGCTGAAGGAGAAGTAGGTTTTAACAGAATGTGTCTAGGGCAGTCAGAAACAGGCTTGTTTGAAATTAATTTTGATTCTGACTTAGATGAGGCGTTCAGGATAGAGACTAATGCAGGTAATCATGTGGGAGCTACTTTAAATGCTCCGATAGTCTATCAAAACCGTAACACAGGACATACATTAGAGTATAATGCAGATCGTTATGGTAACGAAATGATGAATACAGATCCTGATAGAGAGAACGATATGAGAAAAGACTTGTTCTTTTATTCGTACAACGACAATTCGGATAATTTTTTGTCTTTCTTGATGAAGTATTCTCATACCAGTCAGGATCCGGCTGATCCGCAAAATGCATCTGCACAGTTTTCAGAATCAAACATTCTGATTTTTAGATTGGCTGATATGTACTTGCTAAGAGCAGAGGCATACGCTCGTCAAGGAAATGCTGGGTTGGCTATGGCCGATCTCAATGAGATTAGAAGTAAGGCTAATGTGCCCGATTATATGGGGGCAACGGATAGAGGGTCGTTAATGAAAGCGATTTTCGATGAGAGAGCTATTGAATTTGTTGGTGAAGCTCAGTCTGGTTTCGACCGTATTAGAATGGATTATTTTGATGGTGTGTCCTGGGCAAATCAAACTCGAATCGAGAAAGAAGGGTACTTCTGGCCGGTTCTGCCAGGGGTGATCTCTATTAATCCGGCGATAGTTCAGACAGAATTCTGGAGAGGTAAATTGTAATAGGTCATTGTTTAATTCAAATGAAGATTAAAATGAGAAATAGTATTTTAATAATAATAGCCCTTTTAGTTTTTTGTTCGTGTAGCGGGGGTGATGATTATCTGGTAGATGGAGGAATTAGCGGACAAGAGGTAGGGATGTCTACCGTAGATTTTTTTAAGTCACATGAACAGTTGGATACATTGGCTCTGTTAATTGAAAAAGCAGGAATGGTAGAGTTGTTTAATAGTCCTGATAACACAGTTTTTGCACCTAATAATTTATCTATTAAGAGATATGTAGATGAAAGGTTGTCAGAGTTAAGATTGTCAGATCCTATGGCCGAATTTACGGTTAATGATATCGAAATGGATACTTTAACAGCATATCTCGGGGCTTATGTTTTTGATGATTATCTGAACAGAGAGAGCATGCCAAAGGAGCAGGGTGCAATATTTGTAGCATCAAATGGAGAAGAGCGTAGAGTCTCTCTGGAGCCATCTGGGGATTACCAGGATCAACTTGATTCAAGACCTGAGTATGTATTTTATACAGCTCAAGTTGGTGCTGAGTGGGATGCGTGGGATTCTAATGTGACTAATGTTGATGAGAAGGATGATAAGTCGGTTGCGAGAACCTCAAATCTGCTGTCAACCAACGGGGTGATCCATGTTTTACAGGGGAATGGGCATATGTTGTTTAATTACAAAGGACAATAAGAAGAATTCTGTTAACCTGATGGTAAAATTATAAGTTAACCTAATTAAAGAAATTATGAAAAGAATTATATATGCTTGTTTAATTGTTATTACAGGCGTTTTATCGTGTCGACCGCCTGAGGTTGGATATTTAAGTGATGATATTCATGCATTGGAGGATACTATATTTGTGAATAGAGGAGTGTTTGTTACCAGTGCTCCTCCGGCGATAGAGGGTTCTACTTATCCAATGCATTGGGAAATTACCGGGGTTACTGATGCCCAGGGGAATTCGACGAATGCCTTGTTTGATGAACATGAAATTTTAATATGGAAAGAAGGATTTAATCCGGATACTGACACTACTTTGGCACTCGTTGAAGAAAAATTAGAATTGTCGAATGAGCCTTCAATATTGATTAATGATGTCAGTGGTGAGTTTGCTTTTACGCAAGCAACCCGTAAAGTGACTGACAATGATATTTTTCATTTAAATGTAAAGGCATCAAATATGAGAGGTGAACGACAGTTAGATGATTTTGTAGTGGTTAAATTAGGGCCATTTCAGCCGGTTGAGTTCCCTACAGAAATGCGTTCACGTTTACAATTGGGTAAAGTGAGTGGGGGGTATGATATCGGTTATACCTCTGTGATAATGAATGGAGATGATGATAATGCACCAAGTGTTTTGGACGGTACGCATCCTTATATAACTGTTACAAAAATAAGTGATGAGCCTTCCTTAGGGGTTAAGGTAAAAATGATTATAGCAGATAGTTATGATAACCCGCTGGATCCTGGAAAGGTTGTGTTTTATCCGAGTGGAGCTACTTATTTACAGAATTACCATGATAATTCTATAGAGACAACAACCGATTCAGGAGCTACATATTTTGAATTGCCTGCACCGCCGTTTCCTCAATTTTCACGAACCTATAGTGGTACAAGTGGTTATCTGATGTATTATTTAACAACAGGTGATGCTTTTACAGTAGATAAAGAGGCTTTTGAAGCTGATAATGGAGTGGAAGAAGATTTTTGGTTGCCGTATACTGATCCGGGTACGGGAGAGGTTTTAAACCGTGCTTATATCCGATGGGGGATTAAGATTAATGACTCTGGTACCTGGGAAATTAAAATGAAAATTCCTTATACAAAATTGAAGGAGTAGTTTTTTATCAACTAGTTGAATGTTGTGTAGGGATGGTTTTTTCTTGTATTAAAGACAAGGGGTGTAATAGCCATTTAAGTTGAATTGAATAATAACTTAAATTTAAAAGAACTATGAAAAATATACTAATATGCGTGTTTGCATCTATTTTAACAGGGTTGTTGTTGAGTAATACTGTTAATGGTCATAATGAAGATGTGATTTTAGGTAAGGGGGCGAAAGAGTTAACCTGTGCCCCACCTAATTATACCTTTGTTCTTGAGTCATATACTACTGAGATAAAGGCTGTTTGGCCTTTTGATGACAATATTATTTGTCGTTACAGAAAATCAGGAACTGCAACATGGAGTTATTTAGGTCCTTATTACGGTCAGTTTTTAATTTGTGATAGTTTAGAAGAAGGGGCTGAATATGAATTTCAATTTGCTAAGGTTTGTGGTTCGGAACAGAGTTCGTATACCAGTAGTTATTTTGAAAGTACGATTCCCTAAATAGTTAATATGTCTGATAACAAATGAGTTAGTGATAGCTGGTAACAACTTTTTGTTACCGGCTTTTTTATGAAAATGGATTCAGGAAGAATACAATCTTTTATGAGTATGTATTTCTTAAAAAGTCTAAAAGTATAATAAATCAAACTTATGAAGCTATTAAATTTTAAATATGGACTGATCGTTTTAACGTTAACTTCATTTTTGTCATGTGGCAAGCATAAAGAAAGCGCAACTGTCATTCACGCCGTAACCGACTTGTCACATCAGTTTACTTTTTATGCAGATAACAGGTTCTATCAGCAATATATGCCGGAAGGCAAGGGAGTGGCTAATTGGGTAGACCTTTCCGATTTCGATCTTTCAAATACTAATTTGCTTATTCTTTTGGGTTGTGATGATAGAATTTCGTATTCAAAAGAAGATGTAGAAACCATTACAGGTTTTTTAAATGAAGGTGGCGGGGTCATGATTTTTGGCAATGATAAAACAAAATCGCAAAACGAATTGTTAAGCAATTATGGCTCCCGGTTTGTAGCCCCTGCTGCATATCCGCTTGTGGCCGGCCGCAGCTTTAATCTCGACAGTATTGAAGGTAATGGAGTATCTGTTATCGATTTAGAGAAGCCGTCATTATGGAATATGTTAATTAAGGACAGTAAAGGAAAGCCTGTATTGGTAAAACGTAATGTAGGAAAAGGAACTTTACTGGTGTCCTCACGAGAACTTGCTGGTAGTCACCCAAGTGCCCGTGATTCGATTAATAAAACGCTTTGGAAAACTATATTGCCCAGATTGGCTGAAGGGAAAAAAGTAGATACAACAAAGCGCTTTAGAAGCAAGGGAATAAAGCAAATGAAGTTTAATGAGGATCATGGAGGTTTTAAAATGAGTTATACAAGTTATATGAAGCCCTATGCCAAAGAAATGGTTAATGTGTATAAGAATGCTTTGCCTTTTATAGAAGAAAGAATGGGTGTGCCTTTATCTCCTGGTATGGCTTCGCATATCACCCTGTTGCCTACAGGAGGAGGAGGTTTTTCCAGTGGAGAAACCATTGGATTAGCGGTGTGGTGGGGCGATTTCCCTGAGAAAAAAGAAGGGATGATAGAATTCCTGACTCATGAGTCTGTACACTCGTGGGTGCTTCCGTTTCCTGAAGTATGGAACGAGCCTATAGCTACTTATATAGGCGATCTTGTATTGATGGATTCCGGTTATCAAAAAGAAGGGTTGACCCGTATTGAAAATACTATAGCTAGGGCAACCAGAATTGACCCGGAAATGAAGAATTATGATATTCATGGGAATCTTACCGGAACAGGCAGCGTATTAAACGACAGTGAAAAGAATGATATTCATTGGGGTAAAACCTTTTGGATTTTTGAAGAGTTAAGAAAAGAAAATCCTGATATAATATCGGATTACTTTAAAGCTAAACGAGTACATGTGAAGGAGGGAAGTGTAAAAGAATACGATATGAATGAAACCGTACGGCTTCTTAGTAAGGCAATGGATAGGGATATGTTTGGATGGTTTAATGATATAGGTGTTAAAGTTAATTCTGAAAAACCGGAAATAAAGTAAGTGTGCCAAACTTAGGTTTGTTTGAGTCGGTTTTTTATGGGAGATACTAAAATAAGGTAGGTTTTTATAGAGGTATTTAAAGTAAATAGTTTAAGTTAAAAATAGTATATATGGTAAAGTTTAGAATGATTGGTTTTTCTTTTGTATGTTTGATTGTTAATGTTTTGTCGGCTCAGAATGGTGTGGTGAAAAACGTATCCCGCATTGAAGTTGTTCAACCGATAATCAAGACCGAATTCAGGTCAGAGGGTTGTAAACAACGTGTTCAGGGAGGCGGAGCCAGAACAGTGAATGGTTACCAGGTTTTTGACGGGGCGAAGGATGGTAACAGGCAGGTAGATCCTCAAATTGCTATAGGAGGGGGGTATATTCTTCATGGAACAAACTCGGGTTTAGTGATTTATGATAAACAGGGGAATTATATAGATGGTGCTTCTCAAAATTGTTTTAACAAGGGGATTGATCCTAAAATGTTTTTTGATCCGCATAGTAAGGTGTTTGGGTTCGACTTATGGAACCCCTGGGATGAAGAAAAGAAGAAACCGGTAAATATAGCCGTTTCTAAGTCAGATAACCCTACTAAAGAATGGTTTGTGTATCCTGTGCCGGCTCCAAAAGGAGTAGATGGCGGGGGGATTGGATTTAGTAAAAAATGGATAGGATATTCTTTTCCTGGTGGAGAAGAAAGAACATTTGTGTTAAGAACAAAAGAGGCTAAAAAGGGACGTGATGCAACGGTGTATCACTTTGAAGGTAGTTTGGGGCATCCTGTGTTTACACAAGATAAAGTCGATGACTTGTATTTTTTTAAGATAGACCGCGATAAGTTTATCATAACCAAAGTGACTGAAGGAAAAAAAGGAGCGCCTGTTGCGGAAATAGTAAGTGCTAAAGCGCATAACCTTGGGGATATTAAGTATCCGCCAAAATCACCTCAAAAAAATACAGATCAGTTAACGGCTTCCGGCGATAGAAATCCAAAAAACCTGGTTCTTCAAAATGGATGTATTTGGTTTTCTCATGCCATAAATCATAATGGGAGATCAGCCGTACAATGGCATCAGGTAAAATTAGATGGAACTATTGTTCAGACAGGGCTTATTGCAGACTCAAATACAAATTATATACAGACTACTATTGCGGTGAATAAGAGGAACGATGTACTTATCGGGTTTCAGGAAACAAATGAGAATATGTATATCAGTCCTCGTTTTGCCTATCGCTATGCCGGTGACCCTCTGGGTACTATTCGTGAAATTGTAAGTGTTGGCGAAGGAAAAGGGGCCACTAACGGGGTTTCTTGGGGCGATTATAGCGGAAGTATGATAGATGGGGATAATTTAACCGACCTGTGGACTATACAGAGTATAGCCAATGATGAGGGGCGCGGAGAAACAGTCATAGTGAAGGTTCCTTTTAAGTAAGTTAAACCTAACATGTCAGGAAGTTAAAAGAGAGGTGCGCCTCTCTTTTTTTATGGATATAATTTAAATAACCTTCCTTTTATAGATGCATTCCGGTTGTTGGTTAAGGTTGGTAGTTCGTCTGCTTTATTGGCACCGCCAAAGGGTATAATACCCCGAGGCTTGCCTCGAAATTAAAATTTGTTTCCGACCAATGCCTTGTGTGCTTGTACCGAGGTAGTTTACGGATTTTAGCAGCGAGTGAAAATCAGGTTAAGCAAGTATTAAATATTTGTCATTTTTTTAATTTTTTATGATGTTTTTTTTGAAGGATATCAAATGAAAGTTAATAAAAGGTTTTGAGTTTTTTAAAGTAAAGTAATTTTTAATTTAGCAAGAAAATGAAAGACACATATGTTTTTTATCCTTTTAAATAATTGTTATTTAAAAATTAAGGTTTCAATTCATGTGTTTTTTAAAATTCAACCAAATAATATATTGCTTATGAAAAGATTCTTATTTATGATGGTTGCCTTTTTTTTAGTTGGTTATTCTTATGCGCAAGAAAAAACAATTACAGGACAGGTAACAGATTCAGAAACAGGTATGCCCATTCCGGGTGTTAATGTATTGGTGAAAAATACTACCAATGGAGTTGCCACAGATTTTGATGGTAACTATTCAATAGAAGTATCGGCTTCTGCAACCTTAATTTTTAGTTATGTGGGGTACCAGACAGCAGAAAAACCGGTTGGAGGCAATACGTCGATTAACGTAGCTCTGGCTATCGAAGCATCTCAGTTAGACGAGGTGGTGGTTGTCGGGTATGGTACTCAGAAGAAAGAAAACCTTACGGGTTCGGTAAGTAGTATTAAAAC of the Zhouia spongiae genome contains:
- a CDS encoding DUF5007 domain-containing protein, translating into MKRIIYACLIVITGVLSCRPPEVGYLSDDIHALEDTIFVNRGVFVTSAPPAIEGSTYPMHWEITGVTDAQGNSTNALFDEHEILIWKEGFNPDTDTTLALVEEKLELSNEPSILINDVSGEFAFTQATRKVTDNDIFHLNVKASNMRGERQLDDFVVVKLGPFQPVEFPTEMRSRLQLGKVSGGYDIGYTSVIMNGDDDNAPSVLDGTHPYITVTKISDEPSLGVKVKMIIADSYDNPLDPGKVVFYPSGATYLQNYHDNSIETTTDSGATYFELPAPPFPQFSRTYSGTSGYLMYYLTTGDAFTVDKEAFEADNGVEEDFWLPYTDPGTGEVLNRAYIRWGIKINDSGTWEIKMKIPYTKLKE
- a CDS encoding SusC/RagA family TonB-linked outer membrane protein: MRKLFCFAIAILTVTFSFAQETVITGSVVDGVTGAPLPGVNILVKGTRIGVAADFDGNFMLKAPDDQATLVFTLIGYKTQEIQLQGRSSLTVSLDEDLTELDDVVLIGYQKVKKRNVSGAVSSVRSDAIEDIPVLNVSGIIATQVTGVQSVSMSGAPAARGALVIRGSTAIGSDIDPDLAYSNPLYVIDGVQTSLEDLAGYGVSNTDFLASLNPNDIESIDILKDASAAAIYGSRGANGVILIETKKGAVLDKPEFSFSTSMGIQPQPDLVKMLVGAAERRAKMNMIQKWWTTAELQGGQTPIMLSDSLNPAFNNNIDYQGLFYKTGVAKKYNFSVRGGSEQSNYRFSLGYDDQDGVIQATGVDRITFNSNFNFKAGKRFKNQLITRFTYTDQQTGQGNPYTGQYHSNFNLNTALPVNPAGLQSSLFYVSEDRIKSITGELSEKMNQDRTLNFTLSNFASLDLFEGLSLNSQVSFVYDTNKKNYYEPSIVRSAGDGFASYSLYTRKNLTAENYFTFLNDFGSQNHELTAVLGNRVDYNQYEDMLMGAYGFGSDAIKVINDRYSQDEIFGRTDIRANALVSFFGRGTYRFKNRYQVDFNYSMDGSSKFGEDNRWGEFYSVAGSWIVSDEPFFKNTMPEFIDFLRLKGSWGLTGKQATGDYDRFGAYSLGYGGSAYWTNLMNVSSYGGVTGVVPNYNKIGNSMLAWEETKQWNVGFDLDLFNRRVSLNFDAYNRDTENLFFGVDLPAYSGYNSSTLNLAGVINYGWEAMLRYHVFPRENDLRLELMAGFSQNKNYVSKLPNGNRDYVNISKDYGYVVGRPLNLYRFFINDYIIDDLSQLPINPFTGEPLTGKSAWASIRPGFPIWKDLNGDYLLDETHDQKLATEFSPIPDIQGSFNINMQYKKWYFQMYSQFSFGADIKNTVLNSYMDAYDRGGDNWAVRGLADLSDYTFWEQPGDGAAGVDFPALYPSSPSLGPFYGFRGNQTLWIDSGDYWKITNASVGYTFDRQDDFMNKIGLSRLRLFASVLNPYQWQKSKKIVDASMVDAQGNTYGNGYPQARTISFGIDTRF
- a CDS encoding RagB/SusD family nutrient uptake outer membrane protein, with the protein product MKRIKGIKIYIIILSLFGAVGCSDLLEQEPVSITHPDVFWTSQDNAEQALAGAYGLLKYALTNQANFLFWGEYTGMTFLDSKFWITDYIENSGDFVLAYRDASRDWTHFYRVANWANTIEQYVKGMPDEVFESKQEKDRIIGEAAFVRGLAYFYIARIWGDAPIVEESLESSSQLVDDDGYVVTIPRSDELEVLDFALAATNKSIDLLRYSSPGAEGWAITANKASAEALKAHITLWYASRDNDNGEMIQQAIDATTKVINNSGTSLIDYVAEGEVGFNRMCLGQSETGLFEINFDSDLDEAFRIETNAGNHVGATLNAPIVYQNRNTGHTLEYNADRYGNEMMNTDPDRENDMRKDLFFYSYNDNSDNFLSFLMKYSHTSQDPADPQNASAQFSESNILIFRLADMYLLRAEAYARQGNAGLAMADLNEIRSKANVPDYMGATDRGSLMKAIFDERAIEFVGEAQSGFDRIRMDYFDGVSWANQTRIEKEGYFWPVLPGVISINPAIVQTEFWRGKL
- a CDS encoding fasciclin domain-containing protein, whose protein sequence is MRNSILIIIALLVFCSCSGGDDYLVDGGISGQEVGMSTVDFFKSHEQLDTLALLIEKAGMVELFNSPDNTVFAPNNLSIKRYVDERLSELRLSDPMAEFTVNDIEMDTLTAYLGAYVFDDYLNRESMPKEQGAIFVASNGEERRVSLEPSGDYQDQLDSRPEYVFYTAQVGAEWDAWDSNVTNVDEKDDKSVARTSNLLSTNGVIHVLQGNGHMLFNYKGQ